The following proteins are encoded in a genomic region of Gimesia algae:
- a CDS encoding ERF family protein yields the protein MNKSDTVTELSAALAKAQAGIANAAKEGVNANPHFKHNYATLKSVWAVCKIPLTENGLSVVQSPEFDGQSVKVTTTLLHKTGQWIESTITMPVKKLDCQGIGSAITYARRYALAAMVGVAPDGDDDDGEAAVNHHQKTQQPANQQQTQQQQQRQPAQQQTQGEKTDSQKVNAFLKAANCQSKEDADLVLDFVAPGHTTETVKNPEIASFVLASIKDKLNFGLFKPETVLGIARAAADAADAF from the coding sequence TTGAACAAGTCTGATACTGTAACCGAACTTTCAGCAGCACTGGCAAAGGCTCAAGCGGGCATTGCCAATGCTGCAAAGGAGGGAGTCAATGCCAACCCTCACTTTAAACATAACTATGCCACACTCAAAAGCGTGTGGGCAGTATGCAAAATTCCGCTGACAGAAAACGGTCTGAGTGTAGTTCAGTCACCAGAGTTTGACGGACAGTCTGTGAAGGTGACAACAACGCTTTTGCATAAGACCGGGCAGTGGATCGAGTCAACAATCACAATGCCGGTGAAAAAGCTGGACTGTCAGGGGATTGGCTCCGCTATCACTTACGCCAGGCGCTATGCACTGGCAGCAATGGTGGGCGTGGCTCCTGATGGTGATGACGATGATGGCGAAGCTGCTGTGAACCATCATCAGAAGACACAGCAGCCTGCGAATCAACAGCAAACCCAGCAACAACAGCAACGCCAACCTGCGCAGCAACAAACCCAGGGTGAAAAGACCGACTCTCAAAAGGTCAACGCATTCCTGAAGGCTGCCAACTGCCAGTCTAAAGAAGATGCTGACCTGGTTCTCGATTTTGTGGCACCTGGTCACACAACCGAAACGGTCAAGAATCCTGAAATTGCTTCGTTCGTGCTGGCATCCATCAAAGACAAATTGAATTTCGGTCTGTTCAAACCTGAAACGGTTCTGGGCATTGCCCGCGCTGCTGCTGATGCTGCGGACGCGTTTTGA